Part of the Anoplopoma fimbria isolate UVic2021 breed Golden Eagle Sablefish chromosome 4, Afim_UVic_2022, whole genome shotgun sequence genome, TTGTGTCCAGGGTTTCATGTAGTGGAACCCTGATGGCTGAGAGCATGTGAGGCTGAGCAAAATACAGTAATAAGGCAAATAATCACGTCTTTAGTGTAAGAAACTTATACTTAATTATAGGCCCATTACCCTTTATTAACTTTTCATTAACAATAAACTTTAGAAATCACAAAGTAAAACATCAAGTCTGCAGTAAATAGTCCACTAATAAACACTTATGGGCTTCTCCCTTTCAAATCAGCCATAAAACTTACAGTTAAATATTATGAAAATCTTTAATAAAGGCTGTTGGATCCAACTTCCTAATAAGCCATAAGTTCTGTAGCTTGTGAAGTGTTTATGAAGCCATTATTAATCGTtggtttctttctctctttcagcaAATATTAACAAATGAAGGAATCAAAAATGgtggtacattttttattgctatAGTAATCTATCAAGTTCACAATTGTAAATGTTAAGAACTTGTTAGGGAGTTGATTTTGGTCATGATACCTTGCATTGATTTTTCCGAAGACAAGTGGTCAAAAGAGCTTTTTTAACGACCTTGCAACCAAAAGGTTCCTTTAAATGGTTTATTACCAATATGTAAAGCTCTAAGAAGGGatttattaaccattaataAAGCCATTAGCTACAACTTACAAACACTTTAAAGTATGTCTTAATAGAAAGTGGTAGCCACAAAGCTATATATGTAATACTATGTAATaccaacaaaaaacatctgccaCAGAAAAAGCTTTCACAATAATATCAAAGGCTTTAACTTCACTTCATGTTGAGCAGAACTGAATAAAACTGCTGTGGTTTCGTACAAATCACTGAGTCTGTCCACGTTACTTGTTTCCATTTTATCGTAAAACGTCATTCCGTCAGTGTCCAATTTTCTCCCCTTTGCAAGTGAAATATTGCCATATTTTCCTCCTTTCTATCTGTTGTAGTCTGCTGTAAAGAACCAGACCAACCCTCCGTCTGTTACAGACGGCGTACTTCTTCTCGTACTTCAAAGTGTTCGTCTCGACACACGTCTGCCCCCTAAAGGTGACGTagggaaataaaaatattgttttttttaacctccatCATGAGTTCTCAATCAGATCACATTCCGCCTGTCTGTCTCGTTCCTTCTCTTTTTGGAGACAAACCTTTAGACCTCTTAAAGATCAAAAGCAGATCTAAATGACTTTTTCCGTCCGTCTGAAAtgaccaaaagaaaacatgtcattATGGTAGTCTGACCTGCTCTCTCCCACCACTGCATTTGAGTCTTATTGACAGCAATTCTGAAAAatcatattcaatattttttttcagcaagaCTTATACATgtccatacatacatacattttagtGTTGAAGAATATCTGTGTGGTTCTACATTCGTTCATGTGCGTCTCGGTTTTCAGAGGGGTTTGAGAAGAACCACCGGGGGAAACTTGTCATTAGAGGAATATGTGGAAACAAGGATGTGGTGGGCGCTCCAATCGAGTATCTATCACTTTTCCAGCGACCCATTTAAGAGCTCTGCGGTTCAGGAGGCTCTGCTGACATTTTATTAAGGTGGAATGACTGACACAAGGATTCCAGACATTTCTGCTGATTGTTCAGGAAGGAGCTTAATGCCTCAAGCTCAACTCTTCTGGACAGGACAAATGGTGATGAAAtgaatattatactttttatttaacttaatatCATGATTATGTTCCCTTCGTATTCTTCTGCTACTACTGCTTCTTCTTGAAGACAGAaacttctcctctttttctcttttattttccttgttcAATTAGAAGGTTATGTATTTGGGCTATATACATGAATACAATTACAACAAAATTACAAGAAAAAAGTAATCTTAAGCAATACTTGGTAATTTGTTACCCCCAACACTGGTTACGATTCAAATTTGACctggtttaggcaaaaaaacacatgattatGGTTAGAAAAAGGTTGatatttgggtttaaataactactTTGTTAAGGTTAAGGATGCTTTGTCATCATGTTGAAAAGAAGCCAACACTGATCACATCCCTTGTCCATGTTTGACACCTTCTCAACAGTCAATAGAGGTCTTTGTCAGTTACAAAAACGACTGATGCTGTCGTTTTTTCTTCACGAATAATTGgccccaaaaaaaacagacccaaaaaagagagacaacaacaacaacactgacaaTCTTCCAGTGTGAAGTATCCTTGACGTCACAGAGAATGTTTGTATCACCATCAAACATCTGCTGAAGAAATACATTGAAGAGAATGAGTCAGCGAATATTCAGCTGCAATGGAAGAACTCACTGTACAAACTGTGACTTTAGACAGCCTTTGCTGCGTCATCAAAACCTCTCTCTTTGACTCACTATCAGGCCCACTTTCAGGTCATCTTGAGTCAGCAGGTTTTAAAGCCCGTCTCCAAACTGAGAGGCTCTTGAtgattagaatttttttttttttccccatgtttGCTTCGCCTGTTCGACTGGCTTCGTGCCACCTTCAGGGACTCTGAGCTCGCCCACATCACCAGAGAGCGGCCGCTGCAATCTATCAGCTTAGCCCGTCTCCGTATATTTAAGTGATTGCTGACATAATTTATGAAgggaatgaaaaataaagtctgcattgctaataaaaaaaaaataaaaaaaggagagatcTATAAATTATTTGGCCTGCCACAAGTCAgcactctcccacacacacacacacacacacacacacacacacacacacacacacacacacacacacacacacacacacacacacaacacacacacacacacagctcatttCTGTGCgttttctccttcctctttttccctctcagGAGTCCGGGGGCCATCTTTAGGGGGCTGCTTTTTCGGGGgggggttgggttagggttaggggtatcAAGGTGGTgttggagaggagggggggatttTTGGCTCCGGTCTAGGAATGCCTTCACGTTTACAAACAAACTGGCTCTTTCGCTTGCCCTGTTTGCCTTTGtggctttatttttcatttttttttttcaaggccTGTACGGGCAAACACACAGCGGGAAACACTGGCTTGTTGATCGCCTTCACAGACCGGCTCATAAACCCAGCGACCATGAATGTGGGggcctgtgtttttgtgtgtatgtgtgtatgtgtgtgtgtgtcgtttgtGCACTTCAGAGCAGCGtcagaccctttttttttttttttttatatatatatatatatatataaataaatcccCGAGGGTGTAGTGGAAGTAAACAACCCAATAATTATTAACCGTTGAATCATGAGATTTGAGGCACGAGGAGGCGAACATGTCCTCAGAGGGGAGTCTCAACGTAAATAAGAAATTACAGTTTGATTGTGCTGCGGCAGTTTTGTCTGTTCCTGTTTATGGGCGTCGCTTGGAAACAAACACTAAATCACATTGTTCAACATGtggcatctctctctctctcgctcactgACTCCTCTCCTCGCTCGCCCCTCGCTCGGTCTGTAAACAGGGatcgggggggggggtgcatGGCCTCATTGTTTTGCATCATTATTACTGACAGGCCCCAAATGACTTGAATGATGGGAAACCCTCATAGAAAATTACCCCGGCCCTGTGTGTTTACCCGGACTAAATCATGTTGCTCATTGGCttgaaacagaagaagaagggggggtAGGgtaggggggaggagggaggaataGGCCTCACATCCTGACATCTGCAAAGCACCTGTCCTAAACCGTGCATGCTAGCTGGGCCAGAGCACATTCATGCAGTTATCTCCCCTCATTTTGCTCTCCAGCCTTGAAAAACTCCATGACCGTCATGTGCTTCAACAGTCGACAACACTCtgctgtgtggtttttttttttttttcccgtctCCACGGAGTCTGTGCGTTGGATGGGTTTCAGATGATGCAACGTTCTGTTGATCTATTAGTTCAAATGTGGACATGTAAAATCTTGACTTTAATAttgtgcattttaatgttgtttctgAAGAATATAGGAAAACTCCTACGATTTGTTTCAACCTCTACATTATTATAGATATTCTAGTTGAATATACCCCCAAAAGAATGTACATACTGAATACTGATTTTGGTTCCTTGagcaaatatttatatttcatgcaTTCCACCGAAAATGTAAGTCTCGCACCGTCACGCAATCTTgaattcattgttgtttttactctaATAAACCCACTCTTGACTCTACACACGGGGGAGGAGCTTGTTAATCCACATGTGCAATGATTTGTAGAAAAGTTACATAGTGGTTTCATCTCCTATGGGTGACAAAGATGCAAAAAATTGCTTTATTGCATTGGTTTTCTGCATTTGTGACATGCCTGAGCAGAGTCAAATTTACACCCAAGAAAATCTATTGATCGCGTGagcaaaagtaaatatttcGTTGGTTGGCTTTTTTTTCATCGGCATCCGAAATTTGCAGAaatctaaacaaacaaacaaacaaaccgcACTGCCAAAAATGATTGATTCCAAAAGTTCTGATCGGTCGGGAATAGGCGTAGTTTTAAACATTAATTGCTTTTTACAAACTGTGTGGGACTAAAACACACTAGAGGTTTAATTCTCCTTAACAATAATTAACTAAATGTTAACTTTTGGTGTCgacaaactcattaaaatacacaataattaATATCAGTGTTTGTGATGGAACAGTGGCCCCTGGTTCTTCTGCTCACTGTGCACCCAGCATCAGCTTGCATGGCGAGCACAGAGCAGTGACCAGCGCTGCTCCGGTCCAGTGAACATTTGCAGCAGACCCACATTGCTCTACATGCACGCTTCCACAGTTCAATATCCCAGAGCCTTTTGCCGCATCACGTGACCGCCTGTCCCACTGACCTCCCACCAGACCTTATCAGCAGTTGTTCAGGGCCAATAGCTTCCTGCAGGGCTCTTGTTGGAGGGACCAGAACAAAGCTGGTTCTCtagagcagggaggaggaggaggaggaggagggtggcgGCACTGCTGGGAGAGCTGCCTGGCCTTCATCAGCCGTCGCCGCTCACCGATTTCGGAAGTGAGTCACCGCTCTGCCGTGTGCAGAATCTCTCCCAAAGGTCACCCGCCGCTGCCTGCAGCACTCCTCCGTGTCAGCCATTGCGTAATTCAATCAGTAGTGTAGTCAAGAGGCTGCAGGAGCAGTACTGTGTTTACACTTTAGACATTTCAGATAGAAATGTTGATTAAACAGAccattttttattgaaaaagctGCTCCAGACGCAGAAATAATCCTATTAGTTAACTCAAATCTCGAAGGGCAGAACCAGAAAACTGCAGTTATCCTACTGTTTATCTTTTTACATTGCATattgaagaggaggaggcacagATTGAAAGCCCAAAACTTAATAATGAAAGCAGTCTGGTTGATTaagtcctttaaaaaaataaagctgtttaTGTTTATACTTTCATCGGACTTCCTTGTTCGTTTGTGAGTTAACTCGTGTTCCAACAACATGTGGTTCTTTGGCtacataatacatttaatgaggTCTGGAGAtatgtgtttgtcttcagtGCTTCTTACTAAATTTCCACTTACTCTTTTCCCAAAATGGAGAAGAGTTCAGTTGTGTTTCTTGTGCCACTGTCGGCTCCTTCCAACCTGTCAACTTCttatttaaagtggcaatccttaagatttcaaTCTTAAGGATTCAACCGTGCTCAGCAGTATAGCAGTCTGGAGTCTTTTTGTGGAAACATGAGCGTCAAGTTTTCATAGCTGTGTGCATAGTTCCATTATTTTGCATGGCTGTAatggagaaaaactgaaatatacagCATTCTTTTATGGGATTGTCACCACAGACACCAAGACGTCCTTAATACTGAAACTATATAAATATTGGAAtgctttcatcagtgggccacTGGCTCAATCACCACTGTGTTCCCTCTTTCAGCATAGATAGTGAGGATTATATGTTGATAAGGTTACATAAACATTAACTCATATTGCTCCTCTTTTTATATGATGCACCTGGaactatttcattatttcaataACTGCTTTCATGTCATTTTGCTGATCCAAGGTCTGTTTAGTACAGATATATAGTTGATGATATTTTACACAGTTTGATTTGTGTTCTTCTCCAGTACCATATAACACCCTCACCAGCCTCTTCACTACAGCTCCCATGATCCAGTGGTGTTCAGTGGATGGACCGCTCTGCCTGACAGCTgaatctctgtgtctgtttcctGTCCCAGATAACGGCAGTATGCAGAGAGGCTGCCCTCCTGGCCCTGCAAGAGGACATCAAAGCGGAGCACATCGAGGCCAGACACTTTGAAAGTGCCCTGAACACTGTGAAGCCCCGGATCCCCGACTCTGTCATCCAGTCCTACGTCAGCTATCAGCAGCGACAGAGCGGCCTGTGCTTCTTCTGAACACGCTGCTGAGGACGAGGTCAAAACTGAAGGAGCTGTTTCCCCCGTGTGAtctaacattattttataacagAAAAGGTTTCAACTGCCCAGATCTGCTGGACAAGTTATATaagaaaatggcaaaaacaacCAGCAAAATGAATATGCCAAATAATAAAATTCTGTTTCCCAAAAGTGcttgttgaatttttttatttttttttaactctaaGTTTCAAAACTCCTCCTTTATTAGCTCAGTaggacaatatatatatatatatatatatatatatattttatatatatatattttggttttgaaaaaTGAGCTGATGTGTCATGTTTgattatatgaaatattaataatgtattaaatgcattatgtatttattcattgcATTTGCTTTTCTTGTTTGTAATGTTGAAATAACATTACggcaaaaagaaaagtcacaaaTAAGTTGATAAGCACTGTTGATGTTTAAATGAGGTCCAATACTGAGTTTACAGCAGAATTAAAATACTTAGAAAAGTCTGTAAAAGACCCATTTTAGTCCAAACCCATGAAACGTGCTATTGCTTTTATTATGTGTTGCTCTTAGTTTTacaagtttttaaatgttttcacagaggcAAGAGATTGATTGCAACAAACCCTATGTCAGTAAAAAGTTTTACAAATAGTAATACTGGAGATAATGATCTCCATCTGAATACTATGCATGTCCCCTTGCACTAACAGATACAGCATTAAATAGTGGACTCTGATTTGTTCTTAAACTCCTAGTTTGTGGAACTGCTactttttttctacagaaaaaataataaacccCCATCCCCGGCTGGTACATTCATCACATCCATCCATGGAAAATCAGCTAATTGCTGCAATCGTGAGATTTCCGTCCGCGCTTCCGACCACTAAGAGCAGGGATCCAGGCGGCCATCTGTCGGTCTACCAGGATCTGCTTTATCACCGAGAAGCTGAGTTTTACCatccagctttttaaaaaaaacaaaaccccaaaaagCCTTGTTACTGCGCCACACGGTCCTCTAACAGCCCGACCACCCTGtgcccatccccatccccaccAGGAGCAGGAGCTCTGGAGGTCATTCATCTAttgatttttccatttcaatgGGATAAATTGACTTTGTATTGAACTTCCTTTTCTCATGGATCCGGATGTAGCGCATCCGCGACACCAATCAAACCAGACAGTCAGgaacagagggggagggggagggatgggggggggggggtatttgtctcccacccccccccccctcctcctcctcctggctgcAGGGCTGATTTTTTCTTAAGGTGGTCTGGGATTAAAccaaccccctcctcctcctcctcctctaaccaccctctcctccaccaccaccatccccaAAAAAATCCACCCAAAGCAGTGCTGAGATGATGGGAACACGTCCTGGTGAGAGGGTTCTGCAGGCTGCACCCTCATCGTGACACATTTTGATTTCCTCTGATGACAAACGTCATGCGTAATGTTCCCATCATGCGTAATGGGAACATGATGGGAACTTTACGCATGACTGTGGTTCCAGCACCAGTGGGGGGGGGTCTGTTAATTAACTACCCAGATTATTAATTTATACTGAAGATGCATTAAAGGTAATAATatcatatatgtgtatattacatataacaaaacattcatgaaaCTGCTCATTTCGGGTTCcttaacatgttaaataaaatgtgtttgaacaCAAATACTGCTTTTAAGTTTAAGGGTTCTTCAGTTTATTACATAGTTTATAAGTTATACTGTGTGTTAAATATGacacaaaacttaaaaaatgcctttattactatatatttttgtgtactAGTTGTAGATATATTTGGTTAATGCTCATAAGAACTGTCATACTTTAggaaccaaaatgttttttccacttTATTTAAGAAGCAcacttgactttttttatatatatattgtgtatctAAGGATGTTTTGTACCAAACATGACAAATCAGCAACACCACAAGTCCACAACTTGTTTGTTACATCACTATTAGTCACATAAACCTGATCCACATCGTCATGCATAAACCCACAAGAACGGAAACCAGtggaaaccaaaccaaaccaacaaCCCAGTCCACCTTAAGAAGCGCACACATCCCCACAGCCCGGCCTTCCACATCTGCCCAATGAATCAGGAGCGGATGCGATGTATCCTTTTTCAGTGCAGTGAATGGCCAATGGGAGTCGGCTTGTGGAGCAAACACTGAGCTCTGCGTTCCCATTCATTCAGTGCTGAACAGGCCCGCGGAGCTGCAGAGAGGCACAACCGGCCGGCTGCGACCCAACAACgacgtttcttttttcttttctttttcctcttctcgcAGACTCCCCCGCAACAATAAGTAACAGACAGAACCCAAAACGCAACacactgaggagagagagagagagaggagatttTTTGGGATCTATACGTTcgtgtttcatttcatttctccaagaactttcttttttttattctttttttattacaattccATGTAGGTCTGTCCTACAGATCGGCCTCCCGAAGTGCGCAGCAGATCTCCGGGttccttccctcctccatcAGAGCTCCACCGTGGATTGTACTTTGCTTTATCCTGGGACGAATGCACGCATAACCCACTGCTGAACTAACCCCCCcacccaaaaacaaacaaacaacataaataaatattaaaaaagggaATAACGCAAAGGGATACTCTCGCACTTTGGATTACCAGTCCCCGTCTGGACATTGGCCCTTTTCCCTTTTTGGATGGAGTTCTGCTAGGCTGTCTGGTTGATGGATTCGACGTTATGGATGGTTGCATATAGGTACGTATCTCACTCACTGTGCTGCACTTATTCATGTGTATTATTGCTGATAGTCTGGGgtataaatgtttattacacTGGTGTGCAccaaatccaaaaaaaaaacacactttacgCGTCATTTCATATGTTtggcacaataaaaaaaacaagatattcaaTAATCTGGACTAGTTGATGGAGCTGATGGAGCTCCATGCCTGAGTCCGCAGTAACTacaccctcctcccccccacacacacacacacacacacacacggccgtTGTTTTCATTCATAAGTTTTCTCCCCGTCTGTGtggatgtctctctctctctctctctttctgtcttttttatattcctGCACCTCGTCCCTTTCCAAACGGATCATCCTGTTGGTATCACGCACTGTGACGCGTAAACttaacaggaataaatgaagagtTTGCTTATTtgcaaagagcaaaaaaaaagaaaaagataaaagataatgTAGGGGGGGTTTGATGTGTGGTTTTGGCCTCATGCAGGTCGGCAGTGCTTCATAATATCCTCGAAAGCTCAAATTCCCCAAATTCCCCATTAGTATTTAtggaataaacacacatattagtttaattatttgcttataataaactttaaaaagtcCTGTCACGCTGCAGCTCCTCAAACCTTCACCCTTCACCCATCGTCTGTATTTGGTCGGAACTTGATCTGACCTTagttttctctccttctttctcttttttttttttggctctaCTTTTGTCCCCATTCCCCTGATCTCCCGTCCTGCTGTAGTAATAGAATACTAAGTGAGGCAGCTCATTTAGTTCCCTTGGATCTCGTCCTCATTTGGTGGCCGCggtgcatttaaatgttaactAGTCATACACATGTAAATGAGGAGGGGAAGTATCTGTAGGGCCCACTGAACTTTAGATGTGTGCGTATTGGGCAGGAAGGTACAAAAAGTCTTGTTAATAgtcaactttttcttttcctcacccCGGGTTGCCTCACTTAACGGGATCAAAAGTGACGTATTGTCAGGATGACAGGATGAAAACAGTCTGGGTCAACTTTAAATACACACTGTAAAATAACCTAATATTGCTTATATCACTTCAGACAATATCACATGTTGAAACTTTCTATTTTCTAGCGCTGCAGAATACTTCTGGTATCGTTTAGGAACACTGACATGATACTGATTGGTACTTGGCTTTGGATTTGAAGTGGCCATGTTCAACCCTCTTCCATcaggacagtgtgtgtttgccagtTAGGCCATGTTTTGGCTCCGTCTGATGatgtctcctccctccccgcCTCTCCTTTGTCTCTCCCCGGCCTCTCTTCCCCCTCTGGCAGGTTTTCCGATGCATGCCAAGTCCACGGTGAATGTCGGAAGTGGTGATCCCCCCAGATGGAGCTCCAAAGTCAACATGGCCCCGGCGGTTCATTAGTGGTGATCCAGCAGCCTTCCCTAGAGAGCCGGCAGAGGTCGGATTACGAGCGGGAGCTCCAGCATGCCGCCATTCTCTCCCTGGACCAAATCAAGGCCATCCGCTCCAACAACGAGTACACCGAGGGGCCCTCGGTGGTGCGGAGGCCCCCAGCTCCCCGCATTGCCCCCAGGCCCCAGGACAAGCAGGAGAGGACTCACGAGGTCATCCTCGTCAATGTGAACAACAATTATGAGCACCGGCCTTCGGGTCACCACCATCACGTCGGGGGCGGCGTGGTGGTCGTGGCCGGGGGACAGCAGTACGGCGGGTCCCGGGCGCCGGGGCTCAGCCGCTCCACTAGCACAGGAAGTGCCGCCAGTTCAGGGAGCAACAGCAGCGCCTCCTCTGAACAGGGACTCTTGGCACGCTCGCCCCCCTCCAGGCCCGGTGTTGGCTTACAGCACCACCACAGAGCGGAGCGGCCTGTTCGGACTCAGCCCAAGCCCAAGGCCCTTTCACAGCCCCAGCAGGGACCTCACTTCCACCAGCCTCCACTAGAGGCTCCGCTCAAGCCACAGGGCAAAGGGAAATCAGACTTTTCTGGCTCTGGCAACGGGCCTGTGGCTGCCGCCGGGCACCAGTTCATCTGCGAGCGCTGCGGGAAGTGCAAGTGCAGCGACTGCACGGCTCCCAGGAGCCTGCCGTCGTGCCTGGCGTGCAACGGCCAGTGCCTCTGCTCGGCCGAGAGCGCGCTGGAGCACGGCACGTGCATGTGCCTGGTCAAGGGCATCTTCTACCACTGCTCCAACGACGATGAGGGGGACTCCTGTGCTGACCAGCCCTGCTCGCTGTCACGCTCCCACTGCTGCTCTCGTTTCCTGTGCATGGGATTAATGTCGGTACTCTTCCCCTGTCTGCTATGCTACCCACCTGTCAAGGGGTGTCTGAAGGCGTGCCAGGGCTGCTACGACCGGGTGAACAGGCCCGGCTGTCGCTGCAAGAACTCCAACACTGTCTATTGCAAACTGGAGAGCTGGGCCCCACAGAGCCAGGAGAAACCCTCCTGATCggccctgtgtgtttgtgattgcgTGTGCGCGGGAGACTCTTGATGTGGATCTTATGATGACAATGATAATGACGATGATAAGTCACAAATTAATGTTTATCAAACATTCTAAGCACCTCCCACCAGCCTCCCCTCCTCGCTGCGGAAACCTAAGGAGCTAAAGCAAAGGAGTAACGAAAACCactcaattatttttattttctctggaTCAGGACCATGTTTTTACAGACCAGTGTTTGCCTTAACTGTTTCTATGTCTGTCCTCAGCTCCTCATTAacactatttttttatatatatatgaaaaagtTTCTCTTCCGTTTTAGGTAGGCAGTTTCCTCTGGGCCTGTGTGCCCGGTGGCAGCTGCCTCTCACCAAATCTGTGAAGGACGATCTACTATAGGGCAATTATGTAGCTGTTACCTGTTATTCATAGCGAGCAGGTATGTTTGAATTTATTGGTTGCTACCACACTAAAACCGTGGTTCTTATGCTCATGATGCATTAACGAAAGCACATCCATctcatagtattttttttttttcccacttggATATGTTTCTCTCCTTCCACCCATCTGAACTCTTCATACACATTCTGTGGCATTCtcccatgtttgtttgtttttgttttctttatttttgtgtaaattGTATGCTCAAAAA contains:
- the spry1 gene encoding protein sprouty homolog 1 — its product is MELQSQHGPGGSLVVIQQPSLESRQRSDYERELQHAAILSLDQIKAIRSNNEYTEGPSVVRRPPAPRIAPRPQDKQERTHEVILVNVNNNYEHRPSGHHHHVGGGVVVVAGGQQYGGSRAPGLSRSTSTGSAASSGSNSSASSEQGLLARSPPSRPGVGLQHHHRAERPVRTQPKPKALSQPQQGPHFHQPPLEAPLKPQGKGKSDFSGSGNGPVAAAGHQFICERCGKCKCSDCTAPRSLPSCLACNGQCLCSAESALEHGTCMCLVKGIFYHCSNDDEGDSCADQPCSLSRSHCCSRFLCMGLMSVLFPCLLCYPPVKGCLKACQGCYDRVNRPGCRCKNSNTVYCKLESWAPQSQEKPS